A DNA window from Mesorhizobium sp. C432A contains the following coding sequences:
- a CDS encoding response regulator transcription factor has translation METIERVDQPTAPDDDAPHLLVVDDDTRIRNLLKQYLTENGFRVTVAGNAGEARRKLAGLDFDLLVLDVMMPGETGVDLTKALRAEKNVPILMLTALSETDSRITGLEAGADDYLPKPFDPRELILRINNILRRGGPATTPKVEQLVFGPYTFQIARRELKRGGEALKLTDREQEILAIFAARAGETIPRHELVGDDSEVGERTIDVQINRLRRKIERDPSNPVWLQTVRGIGYRLSVE, from the coding sequence ATGGAGACCATTGAGAGGGTGGACCAGCCGACGGCGCCGGACGATGACGCGCCGCATCTGCTTGTGGTCGACGACGACACCCGCATTCGCAATTTGCTCAAGCAGTATCTGACCGAAAATGGTTTTCGCGTCACAGTCGCCGGAAATGCCGGCGAGGCCAGGCGAAAGCTTGCAGGACTCGACTTCGACCTCCTTGTCCTCGACGTCATGATGCCCGGAGAGACCGGCGTCGACCTCACCAAGGCGCTGCGGGCGGAGAAGAACGTACCGATCCTGATGCTCACCGCGCTATCGGAAACCGACAGCCGCATCACTGGGCTCGAGGCCGGCGCCGACGACTATCTGCCCAAGCCCTTCGACCCGCGCGAACTGATCCTGCGCATCAATAACATTCTGCGCCGCGGCGGCCCGGCGACGACGCCCAAGGTCGAGCAGCTGGTCTTCGGCCCCTACACCTTCCAGATCGCCAGGCGCGAGCTGAAGCGGGGCGGCGAGGCGCTGAAGCTGACCGACCGCGAGCAGGAGATCTTGGCGATCTTTGCCGCGCGGGCCGGCGAAACGATCCCGCGTCACGAGCTTGTCGGCGACGATTCGGAAGTCGGCGAGCGCACCATCGACGTCCAGATCAACCGCCTGCGCCGCAAGATCGAGCGCGATCCGTCCAATCCGGTCTGGCTGCAGACGGTGCGCGGTATTGGGTATCGGCTCAGCGTGGAATAG
- a CDS encoding MarR family transcriptional regulator: MTDRSPAAGKPIKTPITDEDGIDFAIIELFFFAYRDFTSDPDQILADYGFGRAHHRVLHFVNRRPGLTVAELLDVLKITKQSLARVLKQLIDTDHIVQLQGPRDRRQRELYPTAKGRALALALARPQSRRIRAALEDSGASERPLIERFLEAMVNPELRAQIDIVPANMSGKSHGDH; the protein is encoded by the coding sequence ATGACGGATCGAAGCCCAGCTGCCGGAAAACCGATCAAGACGCCGATCACCGACGAGGACGGCATCGACTTCGCCATCATCGAACTGTTCTTCTTTGCGTATCGCGATTTCACTTCCGATCCGGACCAGATCCTGGCCGATTACGGCTTTGGCCGCGCCCATCACCGGGTGCTGCATTTCGTCAACCGCCGGCCGGGACTGACGGTCGCTGAACTGCTCGACGTGCTCAAGATCACCAAGCAGAGCCTGGCGCGGGTGCTCAAGCAGTTGATCGACACCGACCATATCGTGCAATTGCAGGGTCCGCGCGACCGCCGCCAGCGGGAGCTCTATCCGACAGCCAAGGGGCGCGCCCTGGCGCTGGCCCTGGCGCGGCCACAGTCACGCCGCATCCGTGCTGCATTGGAAGATTCCGGAGCCAGCGAGCGTCCCTTGATCGAACGATTCCTGGAAGCCATGGTCAATCCGGAACTAAGGGCGCAGATCGACATTGTGCCTGCAAACATGTCAGGGAAAAGCCATGGAGACCATTGA
- a CDS encoding branched-chain amino acid aminotransferase translates to MASVPFDQLDGFIWINGEFVKWADAKIHVLTHGLHYASAVFEGERAYGGAIFKLNEHTERLHESARLLGFNIPYSVAELNDASTTLLKKQGFQDAYVRPIAWRGSEQMGVSAQNSRINCAIAIWQWPSYFDPAQKLKGIRLDLAEWRRPDPRTAPSKSKAAGLYMICTMSKHAAEAKGYADAMMLDWRGQVAEATGANIFFVKDGKIHTPKPDCFLDGITRRTVIGLAKDRGLEVVERAIMPEELEGFEQCFLTGTAAEVTPVSEIGPYRFEVGEIAKTLMNDYSAAVQPKHAIAAE, encoded by the coding sequence ATGGCATCCGTTCCCTTCGACCAACTGGACGGCTTCATCTGGATCAACGGCGAGTTCGTCAAATGGGCCGATGCCAAGATCCACGTGCTGACCCACGGCCTGCACTATGCCAGCGCCGTCTTCGAGGGCGAGCGCGCCTATGGCGGCGCCATCTTCAAGCTCAACGAGCACACCGAGCGTCTGCATGAATCGGCGCGCCTGCTCGGCTTCAATATTCCCTATTCCGTGGCCGAGCTCAATGACGCCTCGACCACGCTTCTGAAGAAGCAGGGTTTCCAGGACGCCTATGTCAGGCCGATCGCCTGGCGCGGCAGCGAACAGATGGGGGTGTCGGCGCAGAACAGCCGCATCAACTGCGCCATCGCCATCTGGCAATGGCCGAGCTATTTCGACCCGGCGCAGAAGCTCAAGGGCATCCGTCTCGATCTGGCGGAATGGCGCCGGCCCGATCCGCGCACCGCGCCGTCGAAGTCGAAAGCCGCCGGCCTCTACATGATCTGCACCATGTCCAAGCATGCCGCCGAGGCCAAGGGCTATGCCGATGCCATGATGCTCGACTGGCGCGGCCAGGTCGCCGAAGCAACGGGCGCCAACATCTTCTTCGTCAAGGATGGCAAGATCCACACGCCGAAGCCCGATTGCTTCCTCGACGGCATCACCCGCCGCACCGTCATCGGCCTCGCCAAGGACCGCGGCCTTGAAGTCGTCGAGCGCGCCATCATGCCTGAGGAACTCGAAGGCTTCGAACAGTGCTTCCTCACCGGAACGGCAGCGGAAGTGACGCCGGTCTCCGAGATCGGTCCGTACCGATTCGAGGTCGGCGAGATCGCCAAGACTTTGATGAACGACTATTCTGCTGCGGTGCAACCTAAGCATGCGATAGCCGCAGAATAA
- a CDS encoding MBL fold metallo-hydrolase: MGQLNAGIVPVTPFQQNCTILFDMDDKHGVVVDPGGDIDKVLAVLKDNAITAAAIWITHGHIDHAGGAMELKEALGIEIIGPHEADKLLLDNLENQGQRYGIAGARNCVPDRFLAEGETVSFGSHMFEVLHCPGHAPGHVVYYNRAAKFAHVGDVLFRGSVGRTDLPGGDHAALIASIKNKLLPLGDEIGFICGHGPGGRFGEERRTNPFLT, encoded by the coding sequence ATGGGTCAGCTCAATGCCGGCATCGTGCCGGTCACGCCTTTCCAGCAGAACTGCACCATCCTGTTCGACATGGATGACAAGCATGGCGTCGTCGTCGATCCGGGCGGCGACATCGACAAGGTGCTGGCGGTGCTGAAGGACAATGCGATCACCGCCGCTGCGATCTGGATCACCCATGGCCACATCGATCACGCCGGCGGCGCCATGGAGCTGAAGGAAGCACTCGGCATCGAGATCATCGGCCCGCACGAAGCCGACAAGCTATTGCTCGACAATCTCGAGAACCAGGGCCAGCGCTACGGCATTGCCGGGGCGCGCAACTGCGTGCCCGACCGGTTTCTCGCAGAGGGCGAGACGGTTTCGTTCGGCTCACATATGTTCGAGGTGCTGCACTGCCCCGGCCATGCGCCCGGCCATGTCGTATACTACAATCGCGCGGCGAAGTTCGCTCATGTCGGCGACGTGCTGTTTCGCGGCTCGGTCGGGCGCACCGACCTGCCGGGCGGCGACCATGCGGCGCTGATCGCCTCGATTAAGAACAAGCTTTTGCCGCTCGGTGACGAGATCGGCTTCATCTGCGGCCACGGCCCGGGTGGCCGCTTTGGCGAGGAGAGGCGGACCAATCCCTTCCTGACTTAG
- a CDS encoding BA14K family protein: MNRIFKTAILGAALAATTLATLPAANAKDWNRWHHGHGRHHNGDALAAGVVGLAAGALIAGALSNPQPRYSSYDDDYDYREVRPAPVRRYYAEPRVVYADRYAEPWTRDWYEYCSDRYRSFNARSGTFTGNDGEQHFCVAN, from the coding sequence ATGAATCGCATTTTCAAGACCGCCATCCTGGGCGCCGCTCTCGCCGCGACCACCCTCGCCACCTTGCCTGCCGCCAATGCCAAGGACTGGAACCGCTGGCATCATGGCCATGGTCGTCATCATAATGGCGACGCGCTTGCGGCCGGTGTCGTCGGCCTTGCGGCCGGCGCTCTGATCGCCGGTGCGCTGAGCAACCCGCAGCCGCGCTACAGCAGCTATGATGACGATTACGACTACCGCGAAGTGCGGCCGGCGCCGGTGCGCCGTTACTATGCCGAACCGCGGGTCGTCTATGCCGACCGCTATGCCGAGCCGTGGACCCGCGACTGGTACGAATACTGCTCGGACCGCTACCGGAGCTTCAATGCCCGCAGCGGCACGTTTACCGGCAATGACGGTGAGCAGCATTTCTGCGTCGCGAATTGA
- a CDS encoding cold-shock protein, producing MPQTGTVKFFNHAKGFGFITPDDGQKDVFVHISAVQASGLSGLEDGQKVTFDTEPDKRGKGPKAVNLSVG from the coding sequence ATGCCGCAGACCGGCACCGTCAAATTCTTCAATCATGCCAAAGGCTTCGGCTTCATTACACCCGACGACGGGCAGAAGGATGTCTTCGTTCATATTTCGGCCGTGCAGGCTTCGGGTCTTTCCGGTCTGGAGGATGGACAGAAAGTGACATTCGACACCGAGCCGGACAAGCGCGGCAAGGGTCCGAAGGCCGTCAACCTGTCGGTCGGCTAA
- a CDS encoding cold-shock protein — protein sequence MAQTGTVKFFNATKGFGFITPDGGAKDVFVHISAIEASGLRTLVDGQKVTFDVEPDRMGKGPKAVNLRAA from the coding sequence ATGGCCCAGACCGGCACCGTTAAATTCTTCAACGCGACCAAAGGCTTCGGCTTCATCACGCCCGACGGCGGCGCCAAGGATGTGTTCGTCCACATTTCCGCGATCGAGGCCTCGGGCCTGCGTACCCTCGTCGACGGCCAGAAGGTCACCTTCGACGTTGAACCCGACCGCATGGGCAAGGGTCCGAAGGCGGTCAACCTCCGCGCGGCCTGA
- a CDS encoding Kazal-type serine protease inhibitor domain-containing protein translates to MRFLATIFSRQGFTILFLSGLLAACTVVVDDGPGPRPRPPRPEPEFCTRQYEPVCARRGGDRQTFANACLAEREGYRIVRDGPCRDGGGGGGGGEEPTFCTREYAPVCARRHGELRTFPNACEARAADYRVVEDGPC, encoded by the coding sequence ATGAGATTTCTTGCGACGATCTTCTCGCGCCAGGGTTTTACTATTCTCTTCCTGTCGGGTCTTCTTGCGGCCTGCACCGTCGTCGTCGATGACGGGCCGGGACCACGTCCGCGCCCGCCACGGCCGGAACCGGAATTCTGCACCAGGCAATACGAGCCGGTCTGCGCGCGGCGCGGCGGTGACCGCCAGACCTTCGCCAATGCCTGCCTTGCCGAACGGGAAGGCTACCGCATCGTTCGCGACGGCCCTTGCCGCGACGGCGGCGGTGGTGGCGGTGGTGGCGAAGAGCCGACATTCTGCACGCGCGAATACGCCCCGGTCTGCGCCCGCCGCCATGGCGAGCTGCGCACCTTTCCCAACGCCTGCGAGGCCCGTGCCGCCGACTACCGCGTCGTCGAGGACGGCCCCTGCTGA
- a CDS encoding sulfotransferase, with product MQQALQLHQAGRRQEAETLYRQVLARKANHPAAAHFLGLLLHQTGRSPEGLELIEQSVRLQPKNPDFLNNLGTVMRDLGRVAASADFFRGAVDLKPDQLAARDNLGSALKQLGQFEAAEDIYRGTIGRNPFHVRARIGLAETLQEAGRLDEALATFREALTIRPKDADLLHGLGVGLMEKGKLDEAADLFRQALAITPGMAKAWLMLTQVKRQKERDAELAGMEAQHAKAPADSLARMQLSFGLGKANDDLKDYNRAFDYFAEGNAIRRKGIDYDPVRTRAEFEAMKTVFNAGFFEKHKPSAISDDTPIFVVGMPRSGTTLVEQIIASHPQVYGAGELSMLKTAVGKQFPLTMPGGFPWGLVDVSDAEFAEAGQAYLDMLHERYPNFRHVTDKMPGNFLLIGFIHMMLPKAKIIHCARDAAATCLSIYKVHFRGDNHRYGYDLGELADFHNIYTDIMAHWHDVLPGVVHNVRYEDFVADQEGQTRALIGHLGLSWDDKALSFHETDRPVRTASAAQVRQPMYRGSVDLWKRYGDRLKPLLDKLA from the coding sequence GTGCAGCAGGCGCTGCAGCTGCATCAGGCCGGGCGCCGGCAGGAGGCCGAGACGCTGTACCGGCAGGTGCTGGCGCGCAAGGCCAATCACCCGGCAGCGGCGCATTTCCTGGGCCTGTTGCTGCACCAGACCGGGCGCAGCCCCGAAGGGCTGGAGCTGATCGAGCAGTCTGTGCGTCTGCAGCCGAAGAATCCCGATTTCCTCAACAATCTCGGCACGGTGATGCGCGATCTCGGCCGCGTTGCCGCGTCCGCCGATTTCTTCCGCGGCGCGGTCGATCTCAAGCCCGACCAGCTCGCGGCACGCGACAATCTGGGTTCGGCGTTGAAACAGCTCGGCCAGTTCGAGGCTGCGGAGGACATCTATCGCGGCACAATCGGGCGCAATCCCTTCCATGTCCGCGCCCGCATCGGGCTTGCCGAAACGTTGCAGGAAGCCGGTCGTCTGGATGAGGCGCTGGCGACCTTTCGCGAGGCGCTGACGATCCGGCCCAAGGATGCCGACCTGTTGCATGGGCTCGGCGTCGGGCTGATGGAAAAAGGCAAGCTCGATGAAGCGGCAGACCTGTTTCGGCAGGCGTTGGCGATCACGCCAGGCATGGCAAAGGCCTGGCTGATGCTGACGCAGGTCAAGCGCCAGAAGGAGCGCGACGCCGAACTCGCCGGCATGGAGGCCCAGCATGCCAAGGCGCCGGCCGACAGCCTGGCGCGCATGCAGCTGTCCTTCGGTCTCGGCAAGGCCAATGACGATTTGAAGGACTACAACAGGGCCTTCGACTATTTCGCTGAAGGCAATGCGATCCGCCGCAAGGGCATCGATTATGATCCGGTCAGGACGCGGGCCGAATTCGAGGCGATGAAGACGGTGTTCAACGCCGGCTTTTTCGAAAAGCACAAGCCAAGTGCAATCTCCGACGACACCCCGATTTTCGTCGTCGGCATGCCGCGCTCCGGCACCACGCTGGTCGAACAGATCATCGCCAGCCATCCACAAGTCTATGGCGCGGGCGAGCTCAGCATGTTGAAAACCGCGGTCGGCAAGCAATTTCCGCTGACCATGCCGGGAGGTTTCCCCTGGGGACTGGTCGATGTATCCGACGCGGAGTTTGCGGAGGCGGGCCAAGCCTATCTCGACATGCTGCATGAGCGCTATCCCAACTTCAGGCATGTCACCGACAAGATGCCCGGCAACTTCCTGCTCATCGGCTTCATCCATATGATGCTGCCGAAAGCCAAGATCATCCATTGCGCGCGCGATGCGGCGGCGACCTGCCTTTCGATCTACAAGGTGCATTTCCGCGGCGACAACCACCGCTACGGCTATGATCTGGGCGAGCTCGCCGATTTCCACAATATCTACACCGACATCATGGCGCATTGGCACGATGTTCTGCCGGGCGTCGTGCATAACGTGCGTTACGAGGATTTCGTGGCCGACCAAGAGGGACAGACGCGGGCGCTGATCGGGCATCTCGGCCTGTCCTGGGACGACAAGGCGCTGTCGTTCCACGAGACCGACCGCCCGGTGCGCACGGCCTCGGCCGCGCAGGTGCGCCAGCCGATGTATCGGGGCTCGGTCGATCTCTGGAAGCGCTATGGCGACAGGTTGAAGCCGCTGCTGGACAAGCTGGCCTGA
- a CDS encoding glyoxalase/bleomycin resistance/extradiol dioxygenase family protein, whose protein sequence is MTDQTPIQPAAKVLGGLTPYLQLDGAFKAAEFYKKAFGAEQVFFYPPDEQGRTMHIHLHINGSTLMISDFYPENGMPAVKPQGYTMQLHLGADEIDGWWKRAVDAGCEVAVPLQLMFWGDQWGNMRDPFGVEWAMNAPAKKD, encoded by the coding sequence ATGACCGACCAGACCCCCATTCAGCCGGCCGCGAAAGTTCTCGGTGGATTGACCCCCTATCTGCAGCTGGACGGCGCCTTCAAGGCCGCCGAATTCTACAAGAAGGCCTTCGGCGCCGAGCAGGTGTTCTTCTATCCGCCCGATGAGCAGGGCCGCACCATGCACATCCATCTCCACATCAACGGCTCGACGCTGATGATTTCCGATTTCTACCCCGAAAACGGCATGCCTGCCGTCAAGCCGCAGGGCTATACCATGCAGCTCCATCTCGGCGCCGACGAGATCGATGGCTGGTGGAAGCGCGCGGTCGATGCCGGCTGCGAAGTCGCAGTGCCGCTGCAGCTGATGTTCTGGGGCGACCAGTGGGGCAACATGCGCGATCCCTTCGGGGTCGAATGGGCGATGAACGCGCCGGCGAAGAAAGACTGA
- a CDS encoding glutathione S-transferase translates to MILYYQTHSPFARKALVFAHEVGLADRLEVIHHETSPTLRNARVYAENPLGKVPVLLRPDAPPLFDSDVICAYLDTLHDGRKLLPQDGEARWQALRLQAVAQGLAQTGIGLRWETERRPEQLRYAALAEGYREKIEASYDWIESALDAETSLHVGHVALATTLSWMAFRQLPSFRARARLTRWFEAFEKRRSMQATPLSGDTHD, encoded by the coding sequence ATGATCCTCTATTACCAGACCCATTCGCCCTTTGCGCGCAAGGCGCTCGTCTTCGCCCATGAGGTCGGGCTTGCCGACCGGCTCGAGGTCATTCATCACGAGACCAGCCCGACCTTGCGCAATGCCCGTGTCTACGCCGAAAACCCGCTCGGCAAGGTGCCGGTGCTGCTGCGGCCGGATGCGCCGCCGCTCTTCGATTCCGATGTCATCTGCGCCTATCTCGATACGCTGCATGACGGCCGCAAATTGCTGCCGCAGGACGGCGAAGCGCGCTGGCAGGCGTTGCGGCTGCAGGCGGTCGCCCAAGGCCTGGCGCAGACGGGCATAGGCCTGCGCTGGGAGACGGAAAGGCGGCCCGAACAGTTGCGCTATGCAGCGCTTGCCGAAGGCTACCGGGAAAAAATCGAGGCCAGCTATGACTGGATCGAAAGCGCGCTGGACGCCGAGACATCGCTCCATGTCGGCCATGTAGCGCTTGCCACCACGCTGTCCTGGATGGCGTTCCGCCAGCTGCCGTCGTTTCGCGCGCGGGCGCGGCTGACGCGCTGGTTCGAGGCGTTCGAAAAGCGTCGATCGATGCAGGCGACGCCGCTGTCTGGCGATACGCATGACTGA